A genomic segment from Anopheles maculipalpis chromosome X, idAnoMacuDA_375_x, whole genome shotgun sequence encodes:
- the LOC126558886 gene encoding TWiK family of potassium channels protein 18 — MIRQRSSVRSRGSSSTTISDPREKVKDCCRKFVAFMCTQVGVGGLIVAYALVGAASFMSIETQEPNPLIEHVVTLRRNCAAELWDVTEQLNLFNSSIWHYEADLVLKRYQDDFAEAIRRGYDGRSPEEVWNFPAALMFCLAVFTMIGYGNMVPRTAWGKGATVIYATFGIPLYILYFMNMGKVLASTFKWLYTWFHECSHRSDEDGGLALEEGPGGLAPRKRIIVPTTACLWVITIYIATGTIMFAEWEKWTYLDSAYFCVTSLCKIGIGDLVPGANILDSQSGKPTKLVINFVYMLLGMGLVAMCYILMREEVRIKMQEIKEDTRLCLEDLSAKFAKCCGTKDSQYYD, encoded by the coding sequence ATGATCCGGCAACGGTCGTCGGTGCGAAGCCGCGGTTCATCCTCCACCACGATCAGCGATCCTCGCGAGAAGGTAAAGGACTGCTGCCGCAAGTTTGTCGCCTTCATGTGCACCCAGGTCGGGGTGGGTGGTTTAATAGTGGCGTACGCACTGGTCGGGGCGGCCAGCTTTATGTCGATCGAAACGCAAGAACCGAACCCACTGATCGAGCATGTCGTTACGCTGCGGCGAAATTGTGCCGCCGAGCTGTGGGACGTCACCGAGCAGCTAAACCTGTTCAACAGCTCGATCTGGCATTACGAGGCGGATCTGGTGCTAAAGCGCTACCAGGACGATTTTGCCGAAGCAATCCGGCGCGGCTACGATGGCCGATCGCCGGAGGAGGTGTGGAACTTCCCTGCCGCGCTCATGTTCTGTCTGGCAGTGTTTACGATGATCGGGTACGGCAATATGGTACCGCGGACCGCTTGGGGCAAGGGTGCGACAGTCATTTACGCCACGTTTGGCATACCGCTGTACATACTGTACTTTATGAACATGGGCAAGGTGCTCGCGTCCACGTTCAAGTGGCTGTACACCTGGTTCCACGAGTGTAGCCATCGGAGCGACGAGGACGGTGGGCTCGCGCTGGAGGAAGGCCCGGGTGGACTAGCGCCCCGCAAGCGTATTATCGTGCCGACTACAGCCTGCCTGTGGGTGATCACCATATACATCGCCACCGGGACGATCATGTTTGCCGAGTGGGAAAAGTGGACCTATCTCGATTCGGCCTACTTCTGTGTGACCAGCCTGTGCAAGATCGGGATCGGCGATCTAGTGCCGGGCGCGAACATACTGGACTCGCAGAGCGGCAAACCGACCAAGCTGGTCATTAACTTCGTGTACATGCTGCTCGGGATGGGGCTGGTCGCGATGTGCTACATACTGATGCGGGAGGAGGTGCGGATCAAGATGCAGGAGATTAAGGAGGATACGCGCCTGTGCCTGGAGGATCTGAGCGCCAAATTTGCCAAGTGCTGCGGTACGAAAGACTCGCAGTACTATGACTAA
- the LOC126557354 gene encoding mitochondrial protein C2orf69 homolog, whose amino-acid sequence MSNVRCNDPPPTVTTSLATNDAEADTGPSIAPAQQQQQQQQQPPVQSSNKGTPCRINGVKGYQNRTNSIIYCPPLLRGGNAPKDKCSAIVYFGGDVQDIPEKMESNRDNKNYIKWNLENTALLLRESFPQSHIVVVRPMRMEYSTFSCFDNFVRGNNAGIPDHTPMHFSLQHLEELLINLTKKLTKPILDQDFLHKLLSASSTKGYGGDVLPCKQNNVDILQSNIYDASGTESAEPNLVELLWWRENLNLDKASLKLIGFSKGCVVLNQFIYEFHYYKTLTPDDSTMMRLVSRISDMYWLDGGHGGGKNTWITSRSLLETLCRLCINVHVHVTPYQIQDDHRPWIRKEEKAFTDLLKRLGAAFDRHLYPSEANSTNLYTHFDVLNRFRQHQISLFSQQLHQPQPVPLVQHHPGAGGNYPRSPPDDNDEQELQQQEQQQQQQGIDSPGHDEYSTVGDETIVKDATALDGDGSEGEELEEEDDVPMVAVTAMETGEDKGDNSMQHDN is encoded by the exons ATGAGTAACGTACGCTGTAACGATCCGCCACCAACGGTGACCACTTCGCTCGCTACCAATGACGCGGAAGCGGATACCGGGCCATCGATTGCAccggcacagcagcagcagcagcagcaacagcaaccaccggtgcagtccagcaataaGGGTACACCCTGCCGAATCAATGGCGTCAAGGGCTACCAGAATCGTACCAATAGTATTATCTACTGTCCGCCATTGTTGCGCGGTGGCAACGCGCCGAAGGATAAGTGCAGTGCCATCGTTTATTTCGGCGGTGATGTGCAG GATATTCCGGAAAAGATGGAATCGAACCGGGACAACAAGAACTACATCAAATGGAATTTGGAAAACACAGCCCTACTGCTGCGGGAATCCTTTCCCCAGTCGCACATTGTGGTGGTGCGTCCGATGCGGATGGAGTACAGCACGTTCAGCTGTTTCGACAATTTCGTGCGTGGCAACAATGCTGGTATACCGGACCATACGCCCATGCACTTTTCGCTGCAGCATCTCGAGGA GTTGCTGATAAATCTCACGAAAAAACTAACGAAACCCATCCTGGATCAGGACTTCCTACACAAGCTGCTGAGCGCTTCCAGCACCAAGGGTTACGGTGGTGACGTACTGCCGTGCAAACAGAACAATGTCGATATCTTGCAG AGCAATATCTATGACGCATCCGGCACCGAGTCGGCCGAACCGAACCTGGTCGAACTGTTATGGTGGCGCGAAAATTTGAACCTCGACAAGGCCAGCCTGAAGCTGATCGGTTTCAGCAAAGGTTGCGTGGTGCTGAACCAGTTCATCTACGAGTTCCACTACTACAAAACGCTCACACCGGACGACAGCACGATGATGCGGTTGGTGTCACGCATTAGCGATATGTACTGGTTGGATGGTGGGCATGGTGGTGGCAAAAACACCTGGATTACGTCCCGCAGCCTGCTCGAAACGCTCTGTCGGTTGTGCATCAATGTGCACGTACACGTTACACCATATCAGATCCAGGACGATCACCGTCCGTGGATACGGAAGGAGGAGAAAGCGTTTACCGATCTGCTGAAGCGGCTCGGGGCGGCTTTCGATCGCCACCTCTACCCGAGCGAAGCGAACTCCACCAACCTGTACACGCACTTTGACGTGCTGAACCGATTTCGCCAGCATCAGATCAGTCTGTTCTCGCAGCAGCTGCACCAGCCGCAGCCGGTCCCGCTCGTACAGCATCATCCCGGCGCCGGTGGTAATTATCCGCGGTCACCACCGGACGATAATGATGAGCAGGAGCTGCAACAGcaggagcaacagcagcagcagcagggtaTCGATTCACCAGGCCATGATGAGTACAGTACGGTGGGTGATGAAACAATCGTAAAGGATGCCACCGCACTCGATGGAGACGGTAGCGAGGGGGAAGAGCTCGAGGAGGAAGACGATGTACCGATGGTGGCAGTCACCGCGATGGAGACGGGCGAGGACAAGGGTGATAATAGCATGCAGCACGACAACTGA
- the LOC126567351 gene encoding sterol regulatory element-binding protein 1, which yields MDQDRGWNDPFQPPPGLFFSNGGNYEEDDIGMADMNDISDIGDITDIYQMNEEKLLNIMGEDFLTNFGWEETLGTDPAAAANSVSSPKEKSVTIKEECLALEASPGPSGAATKEPILLAPKPATPSSVPLVSPKEEEQKTMVMCAPAMLQSMHPAGPAVPATLPQPHQVPQIHLQTTNHLVTGGRSVILAPNRNTITSSAAPSTATPTTQTTFLLQNARSPAVQQTYTKKIAPAPGVGVSVAGTTVTQPQPATANLMSGLTNVRVQNLMPQLITLQTVDKQSVFLPANTPLIYTNGNVHSIAATAPATSMVTVKPNPNLHTLVNTPNGPILAAGIPVVLDAPAPPPPHQQQQQIAPDVQPKVQLSRLPPSGGVPKVKEVKRSAHNAIERRYRTSINSCIVELKNIVVGVDAKLNKSAILRKAIDHIRHLQKQNNQLKQENMAYKMRLADQKHSLKDLLVGQQHLADEMMAGPITPPRSDESNPSSSPAHSDSSMPGSPFTGSGSLSSAGGDDLLDDEMLSSGLGGMSSNARLTICMFMLAVLVVNPFGSLLSLATSEQPEEYGTTRRILALEESLSWSRLSSSLLLALVNFMFLAFCLVRMLVYGDPVLLPRSRASTDYWKHKRQSDVEFRRGNADASYREAKLCLQSFGLSLPSTRFERVSTTAWQFVRMFFHRLYIGRWLSRRTGGLFKPEGERMHALHSARELALLYHRLNQLHLVTNRTDANGLMMSLCAVNMAETAASVISVDDTIEIYLLAALRVKRSYPRLLQYYCRYYLAQAKQLASDHTSRRFRWLFTPYGFRFLTTNRFRYGERNDASTALFTTLCNSADPIEYVMREYRLNLLQQALQLLVGSGHERTVRDGTSNGTPGKGNPGTAGNLLSGKEAKEDHHHHGSKSSEVADLSTTGSGVSGDILYFTELLQDTFGLEKPVPFDGSCSVHGTDCCYDELAHWWCNLLRVAGFWLLGEDELAEGMYVQVETVPMALHQLEDPLSRALLLAFHAKRGLINKAESSFEMIFANCNASSRFLEDSLTGNICKTPSRLKLLAQLLACDWLLEARTALWEIEKDMRYNQHAHQTVPGKILAAFQTDLNLLRLVTSKFPNAQSRVFLYEAVCRLMAGAAPGPTQQLLDRSLRQRYSRSSLICGKDRSAQLEGGRERAAALYVACKHLPAPCLSSPGERAGMLEEAAKTLEKIGDKKRLQQCYQLMKSLGSGSVTN from the exons ATGGATCAAGACCGCGGATGGAACGATCCGTTCCAACCGCCGCCCGGGTTGTTTTTCTCGAACGGTGGTAACTACGAGGAGGACGACATCGGTATGGCGGACATGAACGATATCAGCGATATTGGCGACATCACCGATATAT ATCAAATGAACGAGGAAAAGCTGCTCAACATAATGGGTGAAGATTTTCTCACCAACTTTGGCTGGGAGGAAACGCTCGGTACGGATCCAGCCGCTGCGGCCAATTCGGTCTCGTCGCCGAAAGAAAAGAGCGTCACGATCAAGGAGGAATGTCTCGCATTGGAAGCATCACCCGGTCCATCCGGTGCGGCGACAAAAGAGCCGATACTGCTGGCACCAAAACCAGCCACCCCGAGCAGCGTTCCGTTGGTATCGCCCAAGGAGGAGGAACAAAAGACGATGGTGATGTGTGCCCCGGCGATGCTTCAATCGATGCATCCCGCCGGACCAGCAGTCCCGGCCACCTTGCCCCAACCACATCAAGTTCCCCAAATACATCTGCAAACGACAAACCATCTCGTAACGGGAGGTCGTTCGGTAATACTGGCCCCAAACCGAAACACCATTACCTCGTCGGCAGCACCATCCACCGCTACACCCACCACCCAAACCACCTTCCTGCTGCAGAACGCTCGCTCGCCGGCCGTACAACAAACGTACACGAAAAAGATTGCACCGGCACCGGGAGTGGGTGTGTCCGTAGCAGGGACCACCGTTACCCAACCACAACCGGCCACGGCCAACCTAATGTCTGGCCTCACGAACGTACGTGTCCAGAACCTTATGCCGCAACTGATCACGCTACAAACGGTGGACAAACAGTCCGTCTTTCTACCGGCCAACACACCACTGATCTACACGAACGGGAATGTTCACTCAATTGCAGCGACCGCACCGGCCACCAGCATGGTAACGGTAAAACCCAACCCAAACCTGCACACACTGGTAAACACACCGAACGGGCCGATCCTGGCAGCGGGCATTCCCGTCGTGCTGGACGCACCGGCACCCCCGCCGccccaccagcaacagcaacagatcgCACCGGACGTACAGCCGAAGGTGCAGCTTAGCCGGCTGCCACCGTCCGGCGGTGTGCCGAAGGTGAAGGAAGTGAAACGGTCCGCGCACAACGCTATCGAACGCCGGTACCGCACCTCCATCAATAGTTGCATCGTCGAGCTGAAAAACATCGTCGTCGGGGTGGACGCGAAGTTGAACAAATCGGCCATCCTGCGCAAAGCGATCGATCACATCCGCCATCTGCAGAAGCAGAACAATCAGCTGAAGCAGGAAAACATGGCGTACAAGATGCGGCTGGCAGATCAGAAACATTCGCTGAAGGATTTGTTGGTCGGGCAGCAGCATCTGGCGGATGAGATGATGGCCGGTCCGATTACACCGCCACGCAGCGACGAATCGAACCCATCTTCATCGCCGGCCCACTCGGACAGTTCCATGCCCGGATCGCCGTTTACCGGGTCTGGATCGCTTTCGAGTGCCGGTGGCGATGATCTGCTGGATGATGAGATGCTATCGTCCGGATTGGGCGGCATGTCATCGAACGCACGGCTGACGATCTGTATGTTTATGTTGGCCGTGTTGGTGGTGAATCCGTTCGGTAGTTTGCTGTCGCTTGCGACCAGCGAGCAGCCGGAAGAGTATGGCACCACACGCCGCATCCTAGCGTTGGAAGAATCACTCTCCTGGTCCCGGCTATCGTCGAGCTTGCTGCTTGCGTTGGTGAACTTTATGTTTCTAGCGTTCTGTCTTGTGCGGATGCTGGTGTACGGTGATCCGGTACTGTTGCCACGGTCCCGTGCCTCAACCGACTACTGGAAGCACAAGCGCCAGTCGGATGTGGAGTTTCGGCGTGGAAATGCGGACGCATCGTACCGTGAGGCGAAGCTGTGTCTGCAATCGTTTGGCCTTTCGCTCCCATCGACCCGATTCGAGCGTGTGTCCACCACCGCCTGGCAGTTTGTGCGTATGTTTTTCCATCGGCTTTACATTGGCCGTTGGTTATCGCGCCGAACTGGCGGACTGTTCAAGCCGGAAGGCGAGCGGATGCATGCGCTACACTCGGCACGGGAGCTGGCGTTGCTGTACCATCGGCTCAATCAGCTGCATCTCGTCACGAACCGGACGGATGCGAACGGGCTTATGATGAGCTTGTGTGCGGTAAATATGGCCGAAACGGCGGCCTCCGTCATTTCCGTGGACGATACGATTGAGATCTATCTGCTGGCGGCACTGCGCGTTAAGCGAAGCTATCCGCGACTCCTACAGTACTACTGCCGATACTACCTGGCGCAAGCAAAACAGCTGGCAAGTGATCACACCAGCCGACGATTCCGGTGGCTCTTCACACCGTACGGATTCCGCTTCCTGACCACCAACCGGTTCCGGTATGGCGAGCGCAACGACGCCTCTACCGCACTCTTCACAACCCTCTGCAACAGTGCCGATCCGATCGAGTACGTGATGCGTGAGTATCGGTTGAATCTACTCCAGCAAGCGCTCCAACTGTTGGTTGGATCCGGACACGAACGAACCGTCCGTGACGGCACATCAAACGGCACCCCGGGCAAAGGAAACCCCGGTACGGCCGGTAACCTACTCAGCGGTAAGGAAGCGAAGGaagaccatcatcatcatggtaGCAAATCGAGTGAGGTTGCGGATCTCTCCACAACCGGAAGTGGCGTCAGTGGCGATATCCTGTACTTCACCGAACTGCTGCAGGATACGTTCGGGCTGGAAAAACCGGTCCCGTTCGATGGATCGTGCAGTGTGCATGGGACGGACTGTTGCTACGACGAGCTAGCGCACTGGTGGTGCAACTTGTTGCGTGTGGCCGGATTTTGGCTGTTGGGCGAGGATGAGCTGGCGGAAGGGATGTACGTGCAGGTGGAAACGGTACCGATGGCATTGCATCAGCTGGAGGATCCACTTTCCCGTGCGTTGCTGCTAGCGTTCCATGCTAAGCGAGGTTTGAT CAACAAGGCGGAATCGAGCTTTGAGATGATCTTTGCCAACTGTAATGCTAGCAGCCGCTTCCTGGAGGACAGTCTAACCGGTAACATCTGCAAAACACCGAGCCGGTTGAAGCTG ttaGCACAACTGCTCGCGTGCGACTGGTTGCTGGAAGCGCGGACAGCGCTCTGGGAGATTGAGAAGGATATGCGCTACAACCAGCATGCGCACCAGACGGTACCGGGCAAAATATTGGCCGCCTTCCAGACCGATCTCAATCTGCTCCGGCTGGTGACGAGTAAATTCCCG AATGCTCAGTCGCGCGTGTTCCTGTACGAAGCCGTCTGCCGTTTGATGGCCGGTGCCGCACCCGGACCAACCCAGCAGCTGCTCGATCGTAGTCTCCGCCAACGGTACTCCCGCTCGTCACTGATCTGCGGCAAGGATCGTTCCGCCCAGCTGGAAGGTGGCCGGGAGCGTGCCGCCGCACTGTACGTCGCCTGCAAACATCTGCCGGCACCGTGTCTGTCGTCGCCGGGCGAACGCGCTGGTATGCTGGAGGAAGCGGCCAAAACGCTCGAAAAGATTGGCGATAAAAAGCGGCTACAGCAGTGCTATCAGCTGATGAAATCGCTCGGCAGCGGTAGTGTGACAAACTGA
- the LOC126561323 gene encoding transcription factor 15 has product MSGRNRRSTSSTSTSGESGKDPLLTFDQRLQANARERYRTHSIARLDVYSVNSAFNNLRQLIPTEPHNRKLSKIETLRLAKSYISHLIAVLVTGNGQRPCVDTINQESTLGRDEPDTSTAYRQSICTFCVTFDKC; this is encoded by the exons ATGAGCGGCCGCAACCGacgcagcaccagcagcaccagcacgtCCGGCGAATCGGGCAAGGATCCACTGCTAACCTTCGACCAACGGTTGCAGGCGAACGCACGGGAGCGCTACCGTACGCACAG cATTGCTCGGTTGGATGTTTACAGCGTTAACTCGGCGTTCAACAATCTGCGCCAGCTGATACCGACGGAACCGCACAATCGGAAGCTGTCCAAGATCGAAACGTTACGGCTGGCGAAGAGTTACATCTCGCACCTGATCGCGGTACTGGTCACTGGGAACGGTCAGCGGCCGTGCGTCGACACAATCAACCAAGAGTCTACCCTCGGGCGGGACGAACCGGACACGTCCACCGCGTACCGGCAATCAATCTGCACGTTTTGTGTCACGTTCGACAAGTGCTAA
- the LOC126562065 gene encoding proton channel OtopLc-like — protein MIVGELPMDGPFVKPLVRPGVKLDRPERAPIARSEQLESELASLGGTGTATVDEEADGTHNEDDAQPVLSFAKDSNYLSVPKGDHDPDSGIQLLGKSGGSILSNAKAMPAKYNHHHNHQHHGSSTMLDQIPEDLESRRNGGGGGGGGGETYNSGRRSSSVAQDGHGHTKPSLMAAIRRGSLAWLPGRRHHNNDIESNMGSKVSLSQLPPSSGPLSEQALESRRKNRRFGDDALSTALSALYAKIVVILGIALPVTEILSSQIPANVYQGFYLFLYTVSIAFVIFVYASTMRRRAVLTLIKSYHEKTNSSSSTKKRIPHFGSFYLRVGAIAFGIGTMVYSGLEFGQYFELNASPGCSSIFIALTPAARMLLSLVQMQFIFLNTSDLDMARHKVFARFGLMHMVATNLCEWLYVLVEETKHEIHHLAHTAHHKGDAFDTYTSLVTAATTPTSTVSTTTTVSDSSEELLDAALNHTLVRRATGSTEPAAEYVDCQRTNIMGSLVQNVSPFLFPCTIEYSLICAVILYEMWKKVKTIAEIDRTRRSSIKVQTGAGSKSAHHFSVDCSRAHRGMFGGILLTVLTIICLIMYFVLYDEPGYEYFAIQEVTIAETLMYALTAVAVVVAMLKMRDLKYQRKKNDHHSGSISLDCTLLVLAQTGVYVYGMFSIVGSYFSMKQGVPGAREGLVAELFSLIQTSIQTLFILNAVWRKCRGAQQNRTKPGREIVTFLLVANMAMWFINTLIKGRASFRPSHLDFFGTWAWTVITHVSMPLAIFYRFHSTICLFEVWKSTYKVKITDHH, from the exons ATGATCGTTGGTGAGCTGCCGATGGACGGCCCATTCGTCAAACCGTTGGTGAGACCGGGCGTCAAACTAGACCGCCCCGAACGGGCACCGATTGCAAGGAG CGAGCAGTTAGAAAGTGAGCTAGCATCGCTCGGCGGCACAGGGACGGCCACCGTTGACGAGGAGGCGGACGGTACACACAACGAAGACGATGCGCAGCCGGTCCTAAGCTTCGCAAAGGACAGTAATTATCTGTCGGTGCCGAAAGGTGATCACGATCCGGACAGTGGGATACAGCTGCTCGGCAAATCGGGCGGTTCGATACTGAGCAACGCGAAAGCAATGCCGGCCAAGTACAATCACCATCACAACCATCAGCATCATGGGTCCAGTACGATGCTGGATCAAATACCGGAAGATCTCGAGTCGAGACGCaatgggggtggtggtggtggtggcggtggtgaaaCGTACAATTCCGGCCGACGTTCGTCCTCTGTAGCGCAGGATGGGCATGGACACACGAAACCATCACTGATGGCCGCCATTAGACGAGGATCGCTCGCCTGGTTGCCTGGACGCCGTCATCACAACAACGACATCGAGTCAAACATGGGCAGCAAGGTGTCGTTAAGCCAGCTGCCACCATCGAGTGGCCCACTGAGTGAGCAGGCGTTAGAATCACGCCGCAAAAACAGACGCTTTGGCGA TGATGCGCTCAGCACGGCTCTGTCCGCACTGTATGCGAAAATCGTCGTCATCCTCGGTATTGCGCTGCCCGTCACGGAAATTCTCTCCTCCCAGATACCGGCCAACGTTTACCAGGGCTTCTACCTGTTTCTCTACACCGTCAGCATCGCGTTTGTGATCTTCGTGTACGCCTCCACTATGCGCCGCCGTGCGGTGCTAACCCTCATCAAGAGCTATC ATGAGAAAACGAACAGTAGCTCCTCGACGAAGAAGCGCATACCGCACTTTGGCAGTTTCTATCTACGGGTCGGTGCTATCGCGTTTGGCATCGGTACGATGGTGTACTCTGGGCTAGAGTTTGGACAGTACTTTGAGCTGAACGCATCGCCGGGATGTTCCAGCATCTTCATAGCGCTGACACCGGCCGCCCGGATGTTGCTTTCGCTGGTCCAGATGCAGTTCATCTTTCTCAACACGTCCGATCTGGATATGGCGCGGCATAAGGTGTTTGCACGGTTTGGGCTAATGCACATGGTCGCGACGAACCTGTGCGAGTGGCTGTACGTGCTGGTGGAGGAAACAAAGCACGAGATCCACCATCTTGCCCACACGGCACATCACAAGG GCGATGCGTTCGACACGTACACGTCACTAGTTACGGCCGCCACCACCCCAACCAGTACCGTCTCCACCACGACCACAGTATCCGACTCATCCGAAGAACTGCTGGACGCCGCCCTCAATCACACACTGGTCCGACGAGCGACCGGCAGTACCGAACCAGCGGCCGAGTACGTCGACTGTCAACGCACCAACATAATGGGTTCGCTCGTACAAAATGTCTCCCCCTTTTTGTTCCCCTGCACCATCGAGTACTCGCTCATCTGTGCCGTCATTCTGTACGAGATGTGGAAGAAGGTGAAAACAATCGCCGAAATCGATCGGACACGGCGCAGCTCGATCAAGGTACAGACCGGTGCCGGTTCGAAAAGTGCACACCACTTTTCGGTCGACTGTTCCCGCGCCCATCGGGGCATGTTCGGCGGTATCCTGCTGACGGTCCTCACAATCATCTGCCTCATCATGTACTTCGTGCTGTACGACGAGCCCGGCTACGAGTACTTCGCGATCCAGGAGGTAACGATCGCGGAAACGCTCATGTACGCACTGACGgcagtggcggtggtggtcgCCATGTTGAAGATGCGCGATCTTAAGTATCAGCGCAAGAAGAACGACCACCACAGTGGTTCGATTAGTCTCGACTGTACGCTGCTCGTGTTGGCCCAGACGGGGGTGTACGTGTACGGGATGTTCAGCATCGTTGGGAGCTACTTCTCGATGAAGCAAGGCGTGCCGGGCGCACGGGAAGGTTTGGTGGCGGAACTGTTTAGCTTGATACAAACGTCTATCCAGACGCTGTTCATACTGAATGCGGTGTGGCGCAAGTGTCGCGGTGCACAGCAGAACCGCACCAAGCCGGGCAGGGAGATCGTTACCTTTCTGCTGGTCGCCAACATGGCGATGTGGTTCATCAACACGCTGATCAAGGGGCGGGCCAGCTTCCGGCCGTCCCATCTCGATTTCTTCGGCACCTGGGCCTGGACGGTGATTACGCACGTCTCGATGCCACTCGCCATCTTTTACCGGTTTCACTCGACGATCTGTCTGTTTGAGGTTTGGAAGTCGACGTACAAGGTGAAGATCACCGATCATCACTAG